The region attgtttgttttagtttataGATAATAGAGAATATCAACaagcctctcctctcctctccagggTTTGTACCATGCTGACCAGAGGTTTGGTCCAGGTGTAGTTAGTTATCTGGACCAGCGTCAGGATGTGGGTCTGTGGCTTGGGAAGCGACTGCTAAAGCTCTGTACCTCTATAGAGGAAGGTTTCAGCCTGAAGAACTTTCCTGAATATGCTGCCTATATGGACCCAGTCGTCAACACAGATTCTCTAAGTCAGGTAAAATAATGATCCTACAACAGGCTAAAACAAGTTCATTTTCATACTTgtatttggtttttaaaaaaaacatgttttattatagTTAAAACACTGTTGAGATCTCCTTGTCACACTATCCAAAACCATGTTTAAAACAACTTTGAGACACAGGATTGTTGTATTTTGAGTGTGTTTTAATCAccactcatttatttttatcactgGTAAATCTTCCAATCCTCCTTACTGGACAGTATAAACATGTGTAAACATGTGGTGCTTacacaaaaaatgtgttaaatatatctatatgtttacatttcctcttttctgtctcctcttatCAGCCTCCCATTCTTTCTAGCGGTCTGCAGACAAAAGCCAGGACAGACTCTGAGgtaacatatttttataatgaaCTACTATATTGGTTTTTGACTTTactcaaaacaaagcaaagcaatCTATTAAAACTAATTTAATTTTTCCCCATTCCTTTGTGGAAAAGACGTATTTTGTTGGAGCACAAATAACCACTTTCACTTGATTAGATTCACATTTAGTATGGAGGACAAAAGTTGTTACTTTTCATGAGTCTTCTGTAGTCACTACACTTCCACACTCTCCATCCTCCTCAGGTAGACACAGACAGACGTCTGCTGTCAGATGAGAATTTTATTCTTCCCCCTGGCCTGGAGAGTTACTCGACGGATGGTGACCACCTGCCGCTGCCCCCTGGCCGTAGAAGAGAGCTGGATCAACACTTCTATGGCGAGCTGTGGGAGCCAGACACTCACCCGTACCAAGGCTATGAGCGAGACCCGCTCTCCACTCTGCCCTTACAAGCCCGCATGCTGgctcacatacacaaacacaggtcAGATATACCTTAAAAAGTACTGTTTGAGTATAGCAAAACTGTGTGtattgagaaaaagaaaaatacctaCACATCATTTCAAGGTATGACTGCATACTGTATTAAAAGTGAGATTAAATTATAAGTTTGctaatgtatttgtgtgtgtttctctcagaCTACAGGCAGAAAATGTGGACTGGGATGTTGCAGCAGTTCTCTCTCTAAACAGGGACAGTTTTGGCCCAAAAGGCCCTTTGGAAGTCAGTTCAGAGATGTTGATTCAGCAGGCGTCCAGAGGGGAACTACAGGAGGTTTCACAAATTCTTCAGACGGGCTTTGTCCACCCCGATGTAGCAGATTCACAGGGACACACTGCACTGATCGCTGCCACAGTAACACAttcaatttatttcattttcatttgtttgttaattTCATTTGTTCACTGATTTGATCTTTGATTATTATCCTTTAACAAGAAAATCCTTTGGAAACCCACACTGGAGTCAACAATTCAATTATTACTGTTAACAATTATgtgaaaattcaaaaaaaaaaattttaaatttatttttgtcttaatCTTTGATTTTAGTCTCATTCCTTTGATGAGTATTTATTGTCTCTATTGTGTCTTTCTGAAACaagtttgtctctctgtttctttcttttgttttgtcttattaTCTGTCAGGTAAACTGCCATAATGATGTGATCCAGCTGTTGTTGGATATGGGTGCTGATATCGACAAGTTGAATTGTGAGGGCATGTCTGCCCTGGCTGTATGTCATGTCCTCTACTACCCTTTTCAGTCTCTGCAGACCACGTCATCTGAACcagcagacaaaacacaagtaaaattCTATTTTATGTGGCTCGTCTCTGTGTTGCCTCATCACTTCTAGTAGTGTAATTCATATGCATTTAAATGAAGCGAgctcacatatactgtatgtttatactgACATTTTTGCACTGTGATGTGTCATCAGGTTTTAAGGTCTCAGTCACCATGTGGGAACAGTCCTCAGATCAGCCCACTGGACTTCACTACAGACACACCCAGCCCTAATAGCAGACCTCAGACCACTAACACAACTCTGAGCAACCAGACCAATCAGAGTCACATCTCTGACCAGTAAGGATACAACTAGAGTAATATCACCTCTGTTACATGCTATTAGTGTTCTGCAGAAAATGTATATTCTATCTTGGGACGGATGTCTCATGTGTAAGAatcaatataattaaaaaatataataacataatcaATGATACTTTTAATCTggtaaaatattgtcatttttaatatatattaaaatctGGCACTTGCCGCAATTACCACCTGTTTGACCACTTATGGAGTGTGTATATAAAACCTGtgcattctttcttttttcagggTAACAGAAGATCTAACTGAGCACATCTCACATCACAGCCGTAAAGTGTCCAATGACAGTGAACTTACCGCTTACCGCTGCACTAGCCCGAATGAACCTGAGACCCCTGCAGACACTGAACACCTTCAGGacaaggaaagaggagagatagtgggagaaggaggggagagagacagcagtgaggcagaaagggaggaaaatgttagagagaaagaagtaaggaggggaagggaggatgaggaagagagCAAaggggagggaagagagaaagagggagaatgTGATCAAATGTGGGAAAGTGAGGAGGTTGAGGTTGAGGAAGGTTTAGAGAAGTTAACGAGGGATTTTAATGAAGacgatgaagaggagagagaagagagaggaagccAAGGGGTGCCTGGTGTGGAGCGCTCCATTCAGGTGATGGATGGTCACATTGCACTGGGCAGCGTGCAGTGGAGGGAACGTCAAGCTAAAGCAGGAGGAAGACTTCAGGTAAAGAGCACAGACGTCCCGTCCTGTAACTGATTTGACAACTTTGTAGCTCTTCTAACTCACTGTTGTCTACTCGTCTGTCTGCAGCAGGGCAAAGACAAAGGACTGACCTCGAAAGAAACCTTTGACTCCGCCCGCTCCATCCACAGCTACGACATCCACGTCACAGAGGAAGTGATGCAGCGCTCAGCAGAAGCTCTGAGTCACGCAGGGATTCCTCAGCACTCACAGGACACACAGGAGACTGTACGCAGAATGGCTGCCATGAAAACTGAGTTAGTTAATCCCGCTCCTCCCTGTCGTCTCTTTTCCTGTGCTGTTTGTCTTGTTCTGATGTTCTGTTGTTTGTATATACTGCGTACGTCCACTTATATGTGCGCAAATTCTATTTGTGCGCTCGTCTCATCAGGCACCGTGTTCGTTTGAGCACGCTGAAGCTGTTATTGGAACGGGGAGCTGACCCCAACGTATCCAGGGTCCCCATGCCTGTCCTCTTTTTGGCCATTATGGCGGCTGACACTGAGGCTGTCAGGAGACTTCTGCTGTGTGGAGCTCGCACTGACATTTCCCTTCCACCTGAGGTAGCAGCTCACTTTTTACTTCCTTTTCTTTATATCAAATGTCATCAAAGGTCAGTTAATTGAAAACTGGGGCCAGCAGTTCTTTTTCTGTACTGAATAGGTTTTAAGTATACTCAAGTTTTATAGTTCACAGTTTTTACACTCTAATGCACAATGCTGAATTATCCAACTAAACATTTGAACGTTTTTTGACAGAGGAAAGGCCTGTATCCCCTGCATGTAGCTGCATCACTGCAAGGTCCAGCAGGTCCCAGaatcacagagctgctgcttcacaCTGCTATTGACCCAGACGCACAGGCATGTGACCAGTATGAGATCTATGAACAGGATAAGGTGTGTATGTTCTTTAACCTTTATCAGAGTCCTTAGTGGTAATTGTTATGAGGATAGTTGAACTGGTAAGAAAAAGAGTTGCAGTCTGAGTCTTTTACATATTTCCATGAAGGCCCAGAAACCACAGAGCAACAATGAGAGCCCATGTCCCAGAGAGGGAGGACGAACGGCTCTGCACGTGGCTTGCCAGAGAGACAGCGATTACCGGGTGAGTACATTACCGTATATGCACACGACGGTCAGATTATTCAAAAGGGCgcctgtggctcaggaggtagaccAGGTCATCCACTAATAATAGAGGTTGGTTGTTCGATCTCCGGCTGCTCCTGTCCACGTCATCTCGGGCAAGACTCGAAACCCCAGATTGCTCCTGATGGTTCCGCCAGCACtttgcatcagtgtgtgagtgtgtgtgtgtgtgtgaatgggtgaatgtggatGGCAAAATGAAAAGAGCTTTGGAAAAAATGCAATATGAAGTCCATTTATACACATCATCGCTCGTGAAACACAATGCAAAATGTTCAAATCAGTAGTTGCACATATGATAACTGCTATCATGTTACACACCCACAAATCCATGCAGAGCCCATTCATTTTGTCGGAATTGTTATTTTGAGTTTACTGTACTTTGGACAGCGTCTCTGTCATTTATTTGATTCTGAAGAAAATGCAAAGTTATCATCTGGCTAAGactatatttcatatttaatatccTTGCTACTAAATCAAAACTTAACGTGGCTATTACTTCTCCAAAAAGTTACTAAGAATTGCAGGAGGTTTAGTGAAAGTGAATCACAAAAGTAGTGATTTTCTCTATTTGAACAActtgtgtgcttgttttttttgtttgtttgtttttttttgcagaatgcCAGCAAGGTGGTAGCCCTCCTGCTCTCCCACAGAGCGAGCACAAACCTCCTCTGGAGTGGACACTCACCTCTCTCCCTGGCAATAGCAAGTGGCAATGACCTGGtagccccccccacccccccacacacacacacagacactccaCAGACTCACACTTATATACATGCCCACTAAAACTCACTCTGTCCTGGACCTGTTCCTTTTTTCTTGCTCAGGCAGTGGAGGAGCTTTTGAAAGGTGGTGCAGATCCCAACATCCCCTTGGGCTGCAGAGTGGGCAGCGCCCTCTGTGTCCTCGCCAACATCAACTACCACTTGGGTGGCAACAGAGCTAAGCTGGTACACAccaatacacacatttacacagactATTAATCATATATGAGAAATGTTTGTTACATGTGTTTGTCTAACATCCCAAAGAATAATCCCAAACACTGTTTAGAAGAACTAGTTTCCATTAAACACACTTTCAGaagtgaaatacaaaaaaaaaagctcctgcATGCTTGCCATACAAAATCTATTATTATGCAGCtaacatttttgcacagtatTTGTGAGGCATTTTGAAATATATGTGTCTCTAAATAgtaagcaaaaatgtattatctgGGTCTTCGGTGTGTGTCTTTGATGTAGTTGGACATGTTAGCAAAAGCTGGTGCAGACATCTTGATGCCAGTTAGGGTGGGCGATGTTGTGGGAACTGCAGTCGACTACGCATACCATTCCTTCAACCAGGTAACACTCCTGTACTGTACTGCATTTCAACTGAATTcaaaaaacttaattttattcTTAACAGGCAATAAAAATGTACGCTTAGCAGAGCATAGACATGTCCACATGCAAATATAATGCAATAAACCCTGACTTTGTGAGAATTATGACCTTTAGTTTTTGTTGAGACCTATCGAGTGTCAATTTTGTGGTACTTTTTGAAGCCATAGTTACATGTAGTGGTGTTGTTGTATTTGATTGGATTACATAGTGAGGCGTTTCAAATATTTTGTCCCCCTCATATATTTAAATGGTGGTAGACACAGGCATTTCTGAAACATTATAAACAAAAGTGTAAACAAAAAGTatgaacagaaaatgaatatattgTATAGATGTATTCATACACAGTCAGAGGAACGCtttggatttgatttattgtttttaacttAATGTGTCAGTATAGTTGtctgtaatgttttatgttacTGTGTAGGACTCGCGTATTGCCAACACTCCCTTCCATGCTCTGAACATGCGAGAGAGGGAAATATTCAAAGAACGGCGCCAGCTGCTGAGCTTGATGGGAGATCTGCTGAGACAGACTGTTggccagagggagagagagcagctagagagagaacacacacacacgttcatgtACTGCACCTGCACACTGTCTATTTCTTGTGACCTTGTGCTTAATCCAACATGGAGTTAAATTTAAgaccaaaatttaaaaagcaaactaagaaagcaaaacatttttcaaaagccCATTTCCAACTCTGTGCATTTGAATCTTTTCCCAGGAAGCCGTCGTTTAAGTTCTGCTACCACTGCGGTCGCTCAGTGACCGTTAAGCTGACCGCTTGTAGCCGCTGCCACAAGGTCTTTTACTGCTCCAGGACCTGTAAACTGAAAGCATGGGATGAGAGACACAAGGATGAATGTATCCGGGCGTCAGGTGGGAATTAGGACCTCTCCTTCCAACAGTAACAAACAACACCTGCCCCCAACCCCTACCCCAGGACACAGAAGTTCAATCCATAAATATCACTTAATAAGCttataataaaattataatgtGTAACTTTGTCATAGTGTTTTGAATCTGTGATATCTAAAGGATAAAGTTGTGCTTTGGATGAACATTCTGATGTACAGTATCTGTAAAATACTAATTTGGTTTTATCTTTTGGAGCATGTCAACACtttgtctatctgtctctctcaatCCAGCATCAGCTGATGGCCTCCAGAAGAGTGTTGTGTTAAAAACCCAAAGAGGCCCCAGGCCCTTGAGTGTCATGTTGAAATCAAAAACAGTCCCCAGGCCCTTGAGTGTCAAGTTGAAATCCCAAAGAGTCCCCAAACCCTTGAGCATGGCTGAGAAGGTCTTGGAGAGCCAAGTCAACCTGAAGGAAAACTACAGCTTCAACTGACGGATACGAACATTTAACATGCTTATTACTGCTAAATGAGATTATCTACCTAATATAGTAATGCACTTCTGTTACATaatttctttctcttgctcttgAGTTTTGACTTTATATATTTGGCTTAATGGTGACAATATTACAACAATATTTAGTGCCATAATCACCTCTCTTTGGCATGTATTGTTGCTGTAGTATTAGCGTATTAATAGTGgaataatgtcttttcttctctgtgctATTGTCAGGGAAATGcctatttaaaaaatgattctaGTAGGAACCAGTGCTGGATTTTGGCATATGACTTCTTTTATACAGGAAATGTATCTAAACTTTATCACTTAtgctattattgttgttgatcTAATATATTGTCCTAGCTGATTTGTTGATGACTAAGTTCAAAGTTTCAAAAGATGtgcttttgtaaaaaaaaaaatgtaagaaatgtgATACACACATTAAGCTAGTTTTTATTGTGATAAAATGTGacttgttgctttttttttttgcactgccAGCAGTGAGACTGGTTTCAGCTGATTGGTCACTCAGCCAGTCTGTCCAGAGCAAGATTCCTTTGACAACTTTCAACCAGATTATAATGACATTTGTTTAGAATATTTACAGTATGCAAAGGTTGATGGgaaagtaatgtttttattgaccCTGTGACCTGTCCATTACCACTATTAGGCCAAGTTTTGCACTTGGACACACAAATATCAAAATCCAGTCTACTGACTTCATTCATTCCCCATAgaattaataattttaatttttgtcaCTCTATTAGCTCTCCCCTAGCGCCACACTCAGGCAAATAAATGTCAACTTTGCACACTCACAGAATGACATGGTAACACtttatgttaaaatgaaatgtaatgtaatgaaaaatgtggctgtgtttggggggggggggggattagaCTTCTGGTTATGTTTTCTTCAAGTTGTGGCCCACCAACTGAATAATACGCAAATGAGTTTATGTTTGAAGAGGTCAAAACTGCAGCAACACTTGAATTATTTCTCAATTATTATGAGACCAATGCATTTGTCTTATAATGAGGTTGTTCCTTGTATCTAGGCTACTACAAGTGTCTGAGCTTTGACCACCTCAGACTCCGTGGACCTTGGAAGTAGGTCAAGTTGTGCAAGAGATCCTTAATGAGCTTCTGTTTGCCTGAATTAAGATGTGGgtttagatttattttatagCACTCACTGATTTTGTACTAATGGCCAGCGGTCaatgaagtattcagatcttttatgtaagtaaaagtaccaatgcAGCTCCAAAGAGTCACCAGATGAATCAGAGGGGtcattaaatgattaataggAGAGAAAAGATGCGTTCTGAATCACagatctgttttcagtttttgaaattCTTCTCTAATccttgatttttggtgaaatattggataatttgaacatttattgaaattaaaccatgtgacaagtttaaagggaaaaatcactatttggtggagttGTAAACAACTCAtacacatctgaaatgtgaccccgactacacactgctttttgtaagacgtcaaaagcccaAAAGTttagaaaccactggtttcatctttaacagtgtgttgtattttaaaaccttgttatattatccattgtgtcaaatcttcacttgaaaagtaactaaagctgtcaaataaatgtagtggagtagaaagtacaatatttcgctctgaaatgtagtggagtggaaggaTAAAGCGgcagaaaatagaaatactcaggTAAAGTGCAAATATTAACTCGAATGTCTcatttttgtttgactgtttcACCCACCTCTTGTGTCCTTCAGCCTCACAGGCCTGTTGGTGGTGCACAGGTAAACTGTACCTGAATGCACCGGTCAAACAACTTAATGTTGTTTGTGACCTGTTGCCATGACAGCAGTACTGTAGGCTGTGGTTGCTGCTGTAAATTGTGTCTTGCATCACACACAGATGAGTCAACAGTGGGACGGGCAGTTCTGGTATAATAACCGCAGTCACGCTGAACAGCGAGGCACTGGTTTTACAGTATACCATCGTTTAAAGGCACAAAAGCAACTTAAGCAACTGCACTGCACACTAAAGGAGGCATTTTATTTAGAAATTAGAAAGTAAAGTTTGTTTGCAATTTATTTAAGAATTGAGGTATGAATGCGGACTTGGAGGAGCAGGAAGATGAACTGCTGGCTCTGTGTAGCATCTTGGGTTCGGAGGAGTTCGTTCGGGATGAGCCCAAGTCTGGCGGAGAAATCCGAGTGTCTGTCGAGCTGCCAGCGGCTTTCATGGTGGCTCTGAGGGAGGGTAAATATGTcagtttgacaaagaaaaaaaaaaaaaatgcatgtgttaTTGACATGTTCCAGGCTATATAAATGTGTTGGGTGGATGTTTTGATATAAAGTTAGCTGTTGCTTTGCTTTGGAAACTAAATCAATCTCCATAGATTTTGGAGTAATCCCATCAATAAAATCTGGAATAGGAAAATAAGTTATTCGCTACAAGAATCATTAGAAATCAAGACTTTTCTAGAAGATTTTGCTAATTGGAAAAGCCAAATAGGCCTATATAACATTTCAAAACCAgcagtattttatataaatgtttattttaaagaagCTTTTTATAATTAAAATCCATTTTTCTGCTGTTACATACACCCAAATTATTGggtataaaaagacaaataaatgaaaagactTTCAAGCCACAATTCACAATCTTGATaactaatgtttatttatgtgtgagGTGATGTACTTTGGTCATGTTGTACCTATAGGCCTACTtgggttttttcttttctttacctAAGGTGAAACGCTGAGGCAGTATGAGATATCATTCCTCCCACCTCTGCTTCTGACCTTTGAACTCCCCGAGAACTatccttcctcctcccctccctccttcactcTCACCTGCAGCTGGCTGACACACACGCAGGTAACCTGCAGAAGCcatttgagtcatttaaaaACTGTGGATGTGAAAGAGCGTAACGGACTATATAACAACCGATTGCAGATGTTCTTGTCTCCCTCcagctctctgctctgtctgctCTTCTCATTGATCTCTACCAGACGTCTGGAAACGCTGTGGTGCTCTTCTCCTGGGTACAGTTTCTAAGAGAGGATGCTCTCAGATTCCTGGGTATTGATTATCTACTGGAGCTCCCCTCTGATGAACACAACACCCTGCACTGTAGCCAGGACACGCAAAATGCTACACTCTTAGAGGCAAAAAGCAATCAAGACACACTAACATCAGGATCCAGAGATGACCAAAGTTGTAATGtttcagaaacacaaaaaactgaACTCTCCGCCCCATCATCCGAAGCAGACATTGCTGACTCTCAGGTAGCTGTGGCGTTAAACTCCTGCATGGATGGCCAAAATAATTTCACCTCTAGCCACAGCAAAGTCAGCCAGAATGACGTAAACTCAGGGCCAAACAGGGATTATCAAAAGGCTCTTCCTTTACAGACCAAAGTCCAAAACACTTCTAATGATTTTAACCAAACTGCACAAACCTCAGATGTTTGCAAGCCTGAACGTATCTTCCAAACCTCTGAGTTTAAGGCTGACCACCACAATGACCTGTCCTCAGAGGCAGACAAATCTGAGTTTCTTCCATTTGCTCAGTCCAATCAAACTGGCCAGAAATATTATGAGATGGACTCTTCAGCTTCCTCTTGGCTTCCCTCAAGCTCCTCAGTCCCACTTGGTGGAGAAGCTCACCCCAAAAAATCCCCTCCAAACGAAGACCAATCCCTCTCTGGTCTCTCCCTAACCCCAGCACAAGCTCTCCTGTCTCAGCTCTTGACCTACGATGCGGCCCAGAAGCAGAAAGTGTTTGCCAACACAGTTTTTGACTGTGGCGTGTGTTTTACGGGCTGGCTCGGTTCACAGTGTGTGCAGATACTGGAGTGCGGTCACGTCTTCTGCCAGGCTTGTCTTGCCAATTTCTGTAAGCTCCAGATAACAGAGGGGAACGTCCGGGGTGTCACCTGTCCTCAAGCAGACTGCACAGCCACCCCCACACCTGCACAGGTACAGCACACAACCGTCTGTCACCTCTTGCTGCTACAGATTACAGTTTAACTACAGATTCTTTCTagatgtctgtgtttttgatgCTTTGGGACACTGGGCTGAATTATCCAGGAACATTTTGATtttctatataaaaaaaacGACTATTTATTGCcaaaacaaacatctgcatCTGGATTTAGTGATTAACTTCTCTAACACATTTGCTGTCTATTTCTGTCCTTTTCTATTCTCTAATTTTTCCCTGTTTGGCAGGTGAAAAGTCTCGTAGGAGAGGAGCTGTTCAGCCGCTATGACCGTCTCCTGCTCCAGTCCACTCTGGACTGTATGCCTGGTGTGTTTCCCTAATATTCTTTCAAACCATTTGCACCTCAAAATGACCAGAGATATGGTAATGCTAGAGAGTGAAGTTATTTCCCTCAGGAAGTCAATTACTTTAATGCAATTTTATACTTGTCACTTCATAATAGTGTATTAAAATTAGtttcttgtttcatttcatgcaTTTCCTTTTGGTTTTCCGCTGCTATCTTTGAGCCAACTGTGAAAATAAGGCAAAATGAGCAAactagaaacaaaaagaaaacatctttagCTCTTCCTTATAAACagaaagactttttttctcccctcctctcaGATGTGGTGTACTGTCCACGGCGCTCCTGTGGATCTGCCGTCATTCAGGAGAAGGCCAGCAATGCGGCGATGTGCTCTGTATGTGGCTTCGCCTTCTGTGTTACCTGCAAAAAGACCTACCATGGAACAGATGACTGTCAGGCAAAGAAGCTGCCgaaaaaacaggcagaaaaagATTCACAGCAAACTTTTGCAGACCTCCCGCAGTCACAAGGTACACAaggatgcatgtgtgtgtgtgtgtgtgtgtgtgtgtgtgtggtgtgtgtgtgtgtgtgtggataaaTCTCTGCATGATGGAAATGACAGAGTAGGAAAATCAGCATGTATAATATTGAAATGATTCACTTAATCACTGTCCAATTTCTGGATTGattgtttagtttgtgtgtCTCCATGAAACagtgttgtgttgctgtgtgtgtgtctcaggggGTTTGAGGGCTCTGTGGGACGATTACACCAGTGGCAGTAAGCAGAGGCAGCGCCTACTGGAGAGCAGGTACGGCCGTAACAGCCTGCAGGTCACTGTGGAGGGATGTCTGAGTGAAGACTGGATTGCTTTCAACAGCAAGAACTGTCCCTACTGCTTCTGCAAGATACAggtatatatttacatttattacagtatatttatttacaatttcacaaacacatttgtgtgtttacagacaaATTTGTATTACTTATGAAAGTGTCAAAGTCAATTCAAGAGGTCTTTCAAATGTTGCATGCTTGTTTTTCTGACTGTTGTAGTTTAAATGTGCCTGATTTGCTAATACATACGGTATGTTGCTGTTTTGTGTTGCAGAAAAACGGAGGATGTAACGAGATGACGTGCTCTCAGTGTAGAGGGATATTCTGCTGGTCCTGCCTGGCCAGACTGCGATCATTTCATTGCAGCCAACACTTTCAGGACGGTCCCTGCTCTGCCTACGAATACTCCCCGAACTAGTCCCTCAGCGACTTTTATTACCAGCCACTGGCCACCAGCCATAGAGGAAATACAGTCAACGAATTTTAGACAGCCACTTGGTGCATTTGATGAGAGCATCCACATTTGAAGCTGCCAAGATTATATTTTCAATTCATCCTCACATGTAGGTTTAAGATGTGGATAATGTGGtcacaagttttaaaaaaacaacaacaacaatataccTCAAATGCTGCATTAGTTTCACTTGAAAATTCATCTAGAAACCCCTATTTTAAAACTATTAACTTCCACTGAAGCCTTAGTCATTCACAAAATCAACCTGTCAAACTGTGTAatgaccactagatggagctaaataataataatgctgaGACAGCCTGAGC is a window of Thunnus thynnus chromosome 8, fThuThy2.1, whole genome shotgun sequence DNA encoding:
- the ankmy1 gene encoding ankyrin repeat and MYND domain-containing protein 1 isoform X1 is translated as MLSTCKGVAAAPGRGAEPGAGSQSNGHRGARLGEERREGLGVQEWPDGSKYEGEFVNGYKHGKGRYSWRNGEYYEGSFYKDYRHGDGVYCWPTGHKFIGKFYLNRKEGYGQQLFPDGATFQGLYHADQRFGPGVVSYLDQRQDVGLWLGKRLLKLCTSIEEGFSLKNFPEYAAYMDPVVNTDSLSQPPILSSGLQTKARTDSEVDTDRRLLSDENFILPPGLESYSTDGDHLPLPPGRRRELDQHFYGELWEPDTHPYQGYERDPLSTLPLQARMLAHIHKHRLQAENVDWDVAAVLSLNRDSFGPKGPLEVSSEMLIQQASRGELQEVSQILQTGFVHPDVADSQGHTALIAATVNCHNDVIQLLLDMGADIDKLNCEGMSALAVCHVLYYPFQSLQTTSSEPADKTQVLRSQSPCGNSPQISPLDFTTDTPSPNSRPQTTNTTLSNQTNQSHISDQVTEDLTEHISHHSRKVSNDSELTAYRCTSPNEPETPADTEHLQDKERGEIVGEGGERDSSEAEREENVREKEVRRGREDEEESKGEGREKEGECDQMWESEEVEVEEGLEKLTRDFNEDDEEEREERGSQGVPGVERSIQVMDGHIALGSVQWRERQAKAGGRLQQGKDKGLTSKETFDSARSIHSYDIHVTEEVMQRSAEALSHAGIPQHSQDTQETVRRMAAMKTEHRVRLSTLKLLLERGADPNVSRVPMPVLFLAIMAADTEAVRRLLLCGARTDISLPPERKGLYPLHVAASLQGPAGPRITELLLHTAIDPDAQACDQYEIYEQDKAQKPQSNNESPCPREGGRTALHVACQRDSDYRNASKVVALLLSHRASTNLLWSGHSPLSLAIASGNDLAVEELLKGGADPNIPLGCRVGSALCVLANINYHLGGNRAKLLDMLAKAGADILMPVRVGDVVGTAVDYAYHSFNQDSRIANTPFHALNMREREIFKERRQLLSLMGDLLRQTVGQREREQLEREHTHTFMKPSFKFCYHCGRSVTVKLTACSRCHKVFYCSRTCKLKAWDERHKDECIRASASADGLQKSVVLKTQRGPRPLSVMLKSKTVPRPLSVKLKSQRVPKPLSMAEKVLESQVNLKENYSFN
- the ankmy1 gene encoding ankyrin repeat and MYND domain-containing protein 1 isoform X2 — protein: MLSTCKGVAAAPGRGAEPGAGSQSNGHRGARLGEERREGLGVQEWPDGSKYEGEFVNGYKHGKGRYSWRNGEYYEGSFYKDYRHGDGVYCWPTGHKFIGKFYLNRKEGYGQQLFPDGATFQGLYHADQRFGPGVVSYLDQRQDVGLWLGKRLLKLCTSIEEGFSLKNFPEYAAYMDPVVNTDSLSQPPILSSGLQTKARTDSEVDTDRRLLSDENFILPPGLESYSTDGDHLPLPPGRRRELDQHFYGELWEPDTHPYQGYERDPLSTLPLQARMLAHIHKHRLQAENVDWDVAAVLSLNRDSFGPKGPLEVSSEMLIQQASRGELQEVSQILQTGFVHPDVADSQGHTALIAATVNCHNDVIQLLLDMGADIDKLNCEGMSALAVCHVLYYPFQSLQTTSSEPADKTQVLRSQSPCGNSPQISPLDFTTDTPSPNSRPQTTNTTLSNQTNQSHISDQVTEDLTEHISHHSRKVSNDSELTAYRCTSPNEPETPADTEHLQDKERGEIVGEGGERDSSEAEREENVREKEVRRGREDEEESKGEGREKEGECDQMWESEEVEVEEGLEKLTRDFNEDDEEEREERGSQGVPGVERSIQVMDGHIALGSVQWRERQAKAGGRLQGKDKGLTSKETFDSARSIHSYDIHVTEEVMQRSAEALSHAGIPQHSQDTQETVRRMAAMKTEHRVRLSTLKLLLERGADPNVSRVPMPVLFLAIMAADTEAVRRLLLCGARTDISLPPERKGLYPLHVAASLQGPAGPRITELLLHTAIDPDAQACDQYEIYEQDKAQKPQSNNESPCPREGGRTALHVACQRDSDYRNASKVVALLLSHRASTNLLWSGHSPLSLAIASGNDLAVEELLKGGADPNIPLGCRVGSALCVLANINYHLGGNRAKLLDMLAKAGADILMPVRVGDVVGTAVDYAYHSFNQDSRIANTPFHALNMREREIFKERRQLLSLMGDLLRQTVGQREREQLEREHTHTFMKPSFKFCYHCGRSVTVKLTACSRCHKVFYCSRTCKLKAWDERHKDECIRASASADGLQKSVVLKTQRGPRPLSVMLKSKTVPRPLSVKLKSQRVPKPLSMAEKVLESQVNLKENYSFN
- the LOC137188425 gene encoding E3 ubiquitin-protein ligase RNF14-like — encoded protein: MNADLEEQEDELLALCSILGSEEFVRDEPKSGGEIRVSVELPAAFMVALREGETLRQYEISFLPPLLLTFELPENYPSSSPPSFTLTCSWLTHTQLSALSALLIDLYQTSGNAVVLFSWVQFLREDALRFLGIDYLLELPSDEHNTLHCSQDTQNATLLEAKSNQDTLTSGSRDDQSCNVSETQKTELSAPSSEADIADSQVAVALNSCMDGQNNFTSSHSKVSQNDVNSGPNRDYQKALPLQTKVQNTSNDFNQTAQTSDVCKPERIFQTSEFKADHHNDLSSEADKSEFLPFAQSNQTGQKYYEMDSSASSWLPSSSSVPLGGEAHPKKSPPNEDQSLSGLSLTPAQALLSQLLTYDAAQKQKVFANTVFDCGVCFTGWLGSQCVQILECGHVFCQACLANFCKLQITEGNVRGVTCPQADCTATPTPAQVKSLVGEELFSRYDRLLLQSTLDCMPDVVYCPRRSCGSAVIQEKASNAAMCSVCGFAFCVTCKKTYHGTDDCQAKKLPKKQAEKDSQQTFADLPQSQGGLRALWDDYTSGSKQRQRLLESRYGRNSLQVTVEGCLSEDWIAFNSKNCPYCFCKIQKNGGCNEMTCSQCRGIFCWSCLARLRSFHCSQHFQDGPCSAYEYSPN